Proteins encoded in a region of the Streptomyces sp. PCS3-D2 genome:
- a CDS encoding winged helix DNA-binding domain-containing protein: MERRTTERLLRARAQAIGEEVREESVAGVLGRVLAIQAQDLPAAELGLRVRARGLTREAVRRATDIERTAVRGWFMRGTLQLVPAADARWLQALFGPVYLALAARRLRELGLDEALCTRAERLIADAIAAEGPLTRARLTDRLTTLGVEPKGQAAFHLIRRAALAGLICHGPQQGGDATFVLLDDWLPATGSLPYTGEAAVRELARRYRAAHGPSDALDFVHWSGLKTTAGRNAWAAVPDTAVESPPVPGEPDVRLLPAYDNYLVGYRSRDLSVPAEHERRVWPGGGQIRATVVVDGLAVGTWSGGRRGAPVTVEPFPGSEPPSPAVAAGIARESADIARFSS, from the coding sequence GTGGAACGACGTACGACCGAACGGCTGCTCAGGGCGCGCGCACAGGCGATCGGGGAGGAGGTCCGGGAGGAGTCCGTCGCCGGCGTCCTCGGCCGGGTGCTGGCGATCCAGGCCCAGGACCTGCCCGCGGCCGAGCTCGGACTGCGGGTGCGGGCCCGCGGGCTGACGCGGGAGGCGGTGCGCCGGGCCACCGACATCGAACGCACCGCCGTCCGGGGCTGGTTCATGCGGGGAACCCTCCAACTCGTGCCTGCGGCCGACGCCCGCTGGCTGCAGGCCCTGTTCGGCCCCGTCTACCTGGCCCTCGCCGCGCGGCGCCTGCGCGAGCTCGGCCTCGACGAGGCCCTGTGCACGCGTGCGGAGCGGCTCATCGCCGACGCGATCGCCGCGGAGGGCCCGCTGACCCGCGCCCGGCTCACCGACCGGCTCACCACCCTCGGGGTCGAGCCGAAGGGACAGGCCGCATTCCACCTCATCCGCCGCGCGGCCCTGGCCGGCCTCATCTGCCACGGACCACAACAGGGCGGCGATGCCACCTTCGTCCTCCTCGACGACTGGTTGCCCGCCACCGGATCCCTGCCGTACACGGGGGAGGCGGCCGTACGGGAGCTGGCGCGGCGTTACCGCGCCGCCCACGGCCCGTCCGACGCCCTGGACTTCGTCCACTGGTCGGGGCTGAAGACCACGGCGGGCAGGAACGCCTGGGCGGCCGTACCCGACACCGCTGTCGAATCCCCGCCCGTCCCCGGCGAACCCGACGTACGGCTGCTGCCGGCCTACGACAACTACCTCGTCGGCTATCGCAGCCGTGACCTGTCGGTGCCCGCCGAGCACGAACGCCGGGTGTGGCCCGGCGGCGGACAGATCCGCGCCACCGTGGTGGTCGACGGCCTGGCCGTCGGCACCTGGTCCGGCGGCCGACGGGGGGCGCCGGTCACGGTCGAGCCCTTCCCCGGGTCCGAGCCGCCGAGCCCCGCCGTGGCCGCCGGAATCGCCCGCGAGAGCGCCGACATCGCACGCTTCTCCAGCTGA
- a CDS encoding 4'-phosphopantetheinyl transferase superfamily protein has translation MAGLALAGPTGAVLAAAGDVRELLTRTELDRAGALRSAADREDFLAAHALVRLCAGRLLGRPAQSLTVVQRCGSCDRPHGRPRLAEVPGTAVSLAHTRGWVAAAAAGGPVGVDVEAVEEAEMDWRTAEAVCTGKELAALRSDTHPRRAFLRQWVRKESLVKVGAGTLDEPARLDVPVYGQEPPRWHGWRLLDWGGAEAVGCVAAREEMRLRLLG, from the coding sequence ATGGCCGGTCTCGCACTGGCCGGGCCGACCGGGGCGGTGCTGGCCGCGGCCGGGGACGTACGGGAGCTGCTGACCCGTACCGAACTGGACCGCGCCGGCGCCCTCCGGTCAGCCGCCGACCGGGAGGACTTCCTGGCCGCGCACGCACTGGTCCGGCTCTGTGCCGGGCGGCTTCTGGGCCGCCCGGCCCAGAGCCTCACCGTCGTTCAGCGCTGCGGCTCCTGCGACCGGCCGCACGGCAGGCCGCGGCTCGCCGAGGTGCCCGGCACCGCCGTCAGCCTGGCGCACACCCGGGGCTGGGTCGCGGCCGCCGCGGCCGGCGGCCCGGTGGGCGTGGACGTGGAGGCCGTCGAGGAGGCGGAGATGGACTGGCGGACGGCCGAGGCCGTCTGCACCGGAAAGGAACTGGCCGCCCTGCGGTCGGACACCCACCCGCGGCGCGCCTTCCTGCGCCAGTGGGTGCGAAAGGAGTCCCTGGTCAAGGTCGGGGCGGGCACGCTCGACGAGCCCGCCCGCCTCGACGTTCCCGTGTACGGGCAGGAGCCGCCGCGCTGGCACGGCTGGCGGCTGCTGGACTGGGGTGGAGCGGAGGCCGTCGGATGCGTGGCGGCCCGCGAGGAGATGCGGCTGCGGCTGCTCGGCTGA
- a CDS encoding MFS transporter — MALGRHSDFNRLWFGQTVSNFGDKISLLALPTLAVVVLDGGALEVGVLGALRFLPFLLLAPIAGLVADRVSRRTVMIVADLGRFLALGTIPLAFALDSVTMTHIFIVAGITGCLTTFFEVSYQSWLPQLIGTENLIEGNTKLQISRSVAEAVGAGAGGALIQLLGAARAITADAFTFLVSLVALLVIRHRDVRERTEERKASAKAEMKEGMKTLFGNPVLRGLFTANVVVNLGAAMGDAILIVYAYKELHLSPGQVGAAFAVMSVFVIVGAVLSEVVSKKLSVGRLLVITAVVLGAGYILVPTGGAVGGFVGLIVVQAVIGFVSPMFDIHVLSLVQGVTPNEQMGRVSGTALSAVYGALSLGYFAGGALGEAVGLTGGLAVAGAVTIIGGLTLLSGPVAKIKEMPGGDDTAEEGSPASDETRITA, encoded by the coding sequence ATGGCACTCGGTCGGCATTCCGATTTCAATCGCCTGTGGTTCGGGCAGACCGTCAGCAACTTCGGCGACAAGATCTCCCTTCTCGCGCTGCCGACCCTCGCGGTCGTGGTGCTGGACGGCGGAGCCTTGGAGGTCGGCGTGCTCGGCGCGCTGCGCTTCCTCCCCTTCCTGCTGCTCGCCCCGATCGCCGGGCTGGTGGCCGACCGGGTCTCCAGGCGCACCGTCATGATCGTCGCCGACCTGGGCCGCTTCCTGGCCCTGGGGACGATCCCGCTGGCGTTCGCCCTCGACTCCGTCACCATGACGCACATCTTCATCGTGGCCGGCATCACCGGCTGCCTGACGACCTTCTTCGAGGTCTCGTACCAGTCCTGGCTGCCCCAGCTCATCGGTACCGAGAACCTCATCGAGGGCAACACCAAGCTGCAGATCAGCCGCAGCGTCGCCGAGGCGGTCGGCGCGGGCGCCGGTGGCGCACTCATCCAGCTGCTCGGCGCCGCACGCGCCATCACCGCCGACGCGTTCACCTTCCTCGTCTCGCTCGTCGCCCTGCTGGTCATCCGCCACCGGGACGTGCGCGAGCGGACCGAGGAGCGGAAGGCCTCCGCGAAGGCGGAGATGAAGGAGGGCATGAAGACCCTCTTCGGCAACCCGGTCCTGCGCGGCCTGTTCACCGCCAACGTCGTGGTCAACCTCGGTGCCGCGATGGGCGACGCGATCCTGATCGTCTACGCCTACAAGGAGCTGCACCTCAGCCCCGGCCAGGTCGGTGCCGCATTCGCCGTCATGTCGGTCTTCGTCATCGTCGGCGCGGTGCTCTCCGAGGTCGTCTCCAAGAAGCTCTCGGTGGGCCGCCTGCTGGTGATCACCGCGGTGGTGCTCGGCGCCGGCTACATCCTGGTCCCGACGGGCGGCGCGGTCGGCGGCTTCGTCGGCCTGATCGTCGTCCAGGCCGTCATCGGCTTCGTCTCCCCGATGTTCGACATCCACGTCCTGAGCCTCGTGCAGGGTGTCACCCCGAACGAGCAGATGGGCCGCGTCAGCGGCACCGCGCTCTCCGCGGTGTACGGCGCCCTGTCCCTCGGCTACTTCGCCGGCGGCGCGCTCGGCGAGGCGGTCGGCCTGACCGGCGGCCTCGCGGTGGCCGGCGCCGTCACCATCATCGGCGGCCTGACCCTGCTCAGCGGGCCGGTCGCCAAGATCAAGGAAATGCCCGGCGGCGACGACACCGCCGAGGAGGGATCTCCGGCCTCCGACGAGACCAGGATCACCGCCTGA
- a CDS encoding non-ribosomal peptide synthetase gives MTTALVDFNRSDAAFPTTGYPELLAGQAARTPTATALAQGGRTWTYAELEGATNRLAHALIARGAAPGARIGLCYPRSAEYVLGSLAILKTGAAIVALDPVNPDDRLAAMIGDADPLLVLAPAELARRIPQDVPRDEVATAGQGMPDTAPPSVTGPDTVSHLIYTSGSTGTPKAVLERHGALTNLVHWTTRAYGVRPGDRASWMSTPGFAVQIMEWLAYLPAGAAIHIPEAGQAQTPEQIRDWLAGEGITHTMLVAALAEPVWGLRWPADTALRILVTTAERVHSWPPVDTPFRVVMTYGTTETTNVLSCFDLGAGTDFTSQATPEEVRATRQVPVGVPIANLRVHLLDDDGRPVPEGEVGRLHVSGAGVAAGYHGRPELTAATFHPNFVEGDPHPVLYDTGDLARRREDGAVELLGRSDSQVKIRGFRVELGEVETHIARLDGIAEAVVVAQERDPGGKRLVAYASPAGGAEPDPAGVRADLARTLPYYMVPAVVVVLPALPRLPNGKVDRRSLPEPPEGRDGVGAGYEAPRNEVEDGLSRLWADAFRTDGIGVHDNFFELGGHSLLAFQLIDEIRRRYGVELSLSDLSTCPTVAELATLVTTERAGGRGSFGGLPAIVPDPAARFEPFPLTESQQALWIGRGGLVELGNVGCHGYFEWESEKLDVPRFEGAWRRLVERHDALRTRVLPDGTQQVFEEIPAYEIPVTDFGGLDEETRTAELAALRERLSHQVLDADAWPLFDVRISLLGGGRARIHLSLDFLVADAWSYFQVLVPDLVTYYVEPDAELAPLELTFRDYVLAVGNSLRDSEIYRRSEWYWRDRLATLPPAPALPERPADAPELPVRFERRSHIVSPELWTRIQERAHAREVTPSGVLAAAYAEVLGRACGQARFTINFPLFNRLPLHPQVNALLADTTTTLLLAVEQQDSTFAGRAQAVQRRLWADLEHRYFSGVQVLRELTKLRGSLAPAMPVVMTSLAGHPPQYEETELGAPVYGISQTPQVSLDFQVFEKPEGLTFNWDFLPAVYPDGLIDAMFEEFTALLQALGEDEVWERYSPPPGEEGTDSGKAEERDTGDAWERYWAGIQRTGRGGDVIWDADSGEEFRWLLDQAKRHFRGDLPLIDLGCGNGRYSRELAPHYPSVIGVDVSSSAIDHAKREAEGVANVDYLAIDMTDAEQAAVLGEGPYNIFVRGVFHVLDTEARARLAAVADRLLGDEGTLIVHEPDYSSNSFGYLGFVGGKRGRAEDLVGPLEAAGVRHSHRFTRPELAEAFGADGWEIVEDEAIELHAIDPRSDSDALRLPGYYAVLRRRR, from the coding sequence GTGACCACCGCACTCGTCGACTTCAACCGTTCGGACGCCGCGTTCCCCACGACCGGGTACCCGGAACTGCTCGCCGGACAGGCCGCCCGCACCCCCACGGCCACGGCCCTCGCGCAGGGCGGCCGCACCTGGACCTACGCCGAACTGGAGGGCGCCACCAACCGCCTGGCGCACGCCCTGATCGCCCGCGGTGCCGCGCCCGGGGCCAGAATCGGCCTGTGCTATCCGCGCAGCGCCGAGTACGTCCTGGGCTCCCTGGCGATCCTCAAGACGGGCGCGGCGATCGTCGCCCTCGACCCGGTCAACCCGGACGACCGGCTCGCCGCGATGATCGGTGACGCCGACCCGCTGCTCGTCCTCGCCCCGGCCGAACTCGCCCGCCGGATACCCCAGGACGTGCCGCGGGACGAGGTCGCCACCGCCGGACAGGGCATGCCGGACACCGCGCCGCCGTCCGTGACCGGGCCCGACACCGTCAGCCACCTCATCTACACCTCCGGCTCCACCGGCACCCCGAAGGCCGTCCTGGAACGGCACGGCGCGCTCACCAACCTGGTCCACTGGACCACCCGCGCCTACGGGGTCCGCCCCGGCGACCGCGCCTCGTGGATGTCCACCCCCGGCTTCGCCGTCCAGATCATGGAGTGGCTGGCCTACCTGCCGGCCGGCGCCGCGATCCACATCCCCGAGGCGGGCCAGGCGCAGACCCCCGAACAGATCCGCGACTGGCTGGCCGGCGAGGGCATCACCCACACCATGCTGGTGGCCGCACTGGCCGAGCCCGTGTGGGGCCTGAGGTGGCCGGCGGACACGGCGCTGCGGATCCTGGTGACCACGGCCGAACGCGTCCACAGCTGGCCGCCCGTCGACACCCCCTTCCGGGTGGTGATGACCTACGGAACCACCGAGACCACCAACGTCCTGTCCTGCTTCGACCTGGGTGCGGGTACCGACTTCACCAGTCAGGCCACGCCGGAGGAGGTCCGTGCCACCCGCCAGGTCCCGGTCGGCGTGCCCATCGCCAACCTCCGCGTCCACCTCCTGGACGACGACGGCCGTCCGGTTCCCGAGGGGGAGGTCGGCCGGCTGCACGTCTCCGGCGCCGGGGTGGCGGCCGGCTACCACGGCCGCCCCGAGCTCACCGCCGCCACGTTCCACCCGAACTTCGTCGAGGGCGACCCGCACCCGGTGCTCTACGACACCGGCGACCTCGCCCGCCGGCGCGAGGACGGGGCCGTCGAGCTCCTCGGCCGGTCCGACTCGCAGGTCAAGATTCGGGGCTTCCGCGTGGAGCTCGGCGAGGTCGAGACGCACATCGCGCGCCTCGACGGCATCGCCGAGGCCGTCGTCGTCGCCCAGGAGCGCGACCCCGGCGGCAAGCGGCTCGTCGCCTACGCGTCCCCGGCCGGCGGGGCCGAGCCCGACCCGGCCGGCGTGCGCGCCGACCTCGCCCGCACCCTGCCCTACTACATGGTCCCCGCCGTCGTCGTCGTGCTGCCCGCCCTCCCGCGGCTGCCCAACGGCAAGGTCGACCGGCGCAGCCTGCCCGAGCCCCCCGAGGGCCGCGACGGCGTCGGCGCCGGCTACGAGGCACCGCGCAACGAGGTCGAGGACGGCCTGAGCCGGCTGTGGGCCGACGCGTTCCGCACCGACGGCATCGGTGTCCACGACAACTTCTTCGAGCTGGGCGGACACTCGCTGCTCGCCTTCCAGCTCATCGACGAGATCCGCCGCCGCTACGGCGTCGAGCTGAGCCTCTCCGACCTGTCCACCTGCCCCACGGTCGCCGAGCTCGCCACCCTGGTCACCACCGAACGCGCCGGTGGCCGCGGCTCCTTCGGCGGACTCCCGGCGATCGTCCCCGACCCGGCCGCCCGCTTCGAACCCTTCCCGCTGACTGAAAGTCAGCAGGCCCTGTGGATCGGCCGGGGCGGGCTCGTCGAGCTCGGCAACGTCGGCTGCCACGGCTACTTCGAGTGGGAGAGCGAGAAGCTCGACGTACCGCGCTTCGAGGGTGCCTGGCGCCGACTCGTCGAACGCCACGACGCCCTGCGCACCCGGGTCCTGCCCGATGGCACCCAGCAGGTCTTCGAGGAGATCCCGGCGTACGAGATCCCCGTGACCGACTTCGGCGGCCTCGACGAGGAGACCCGGACGGCGGAACTGGCCGCCCTGCGCGAGCGGCTCTCCCACCAGGTCCTGGACGCCGACGCCTGGCCGCTGTTCGACGTGCGGATCAGCCTGCTCGGCGGCGGGCGTGCCCGCATCCACCTGTCGCTGGACTTCCTCGTCGCCGACGCCTGGAGCTACTTCCAGGTCCTCGTCCCCGACCTGGTCACCTACTACGTCGAACCGGACGCCGAACTCGCCCCGCTGGAGCTGACCTTCCGCGACTACGTGCTCGCCGTCGGCAATTCGCTGCGCGACAGCGAGATCTACCGGCGCTCCGAGTGGTACTGGCGCGACCGTCTCGCCACCCTCCCGCCCGCACCCGCGCTCCCCGAGCGCCCGGCCGACGCACCCGAACTGCCCGTCCGGTTCGAACGGCGCAGCCACATCGTCTCCCCGGAGCTGTGGACGCGCATCCAGGAGCGGGCACACGCCCGCGAGGTGACCCCCTCCGGGGTGCTGGCCGCCGCCTACGCCGAGGTCCTCGGCAGGGCCTGCGGGCAGGCCCGCTTCACCATCAACTTCCCGCTCTTCAACCGGCTTCCGCTGCACCCCCAGGTCAACGCCCTGCTCGCGGACACCACCACCACCCTGCTGCTCGCCGTCGAACAGCAGGACTCCACCTTCGCCGGACGCGCGCAGGCCGTCCAGCGCCGTCTCTGGGCCGACCTGGAACACCGTTACTTCAGCGGGGTGCAGGTGCTGCGCGAGCTGACCAAGCTGCGCGGCTCCCTCGCACCGGCCATGCCCGTGGTGATGACCAGTCTGGCCGGCCACCCGCCGCAGTACGAGGAGACCGAACTCGGCGCCCCGGTCTACGGCATTTCCCAGACCCCCCAGGTCTCCCTCGACTTCCAGGTCTTCGAGAAGCCCGAGGGGCTCACCTTCAACTGGGACTTCCTGCCCGCCGTCTACCCGGACGGGCTCATCGACGCCATGTTCGAGGAGTTCACCGCCCTGCTGCAGGCCCTCGGAGAGGACGAGGTCTGGGAGCGGTACTCCCCGCCGCCCGGCGAGGAGGGGACCGACAGCGGCAAGGCCGAGGAACGTGACACGGGCGACGCCTGGGAGCGCTACTGGGCCGGCATCCAGCGCACCGGCCGCGGCGGCGACGTCATCTGGGACGCCGACAGCGGCGAGGAGTTCCGGTGGCTCCTGGACCAGGCCAAGCGGCACTTCCGGGGCGACCTGCCGCTCATCGACCTCGGCTGCGGCAACGGCCGCTACAGCCGCGAACTCGCCCCGCACTACCCGTCGGTCATCGGTGTCGACGTCTCCTCCAGCGCCATCGACCACGCCAAGCGGGAAGCCGAGGGCGTGGCGAACGTCGACTACCTGGCGATCGACATGACCGACGCCGAACAGGCAGCAGTGCTGGGGGAGGGGCCCTACAACATCTTCGTCCGCGGTGTCTTCCACGTCCTGGACACCGAGGCGCGGGCCCGGCTCGCCGCGGTCGCCGACCGGCTGCTGGGCGACGAGGGCACGCTGATCGTGCACGAGCCCGACTACTCCAGCAACTCCTTCGGCTACCTGGGCTTCGTGGGAGGCAAGCGCGGCCGCGCCGAGGACCTGGTCGGCCCGCTGGAGGCGGCCGGTGTCCGCCACTCGCACCGCTTCACCCGGCCCGAACTGGCCGAGGCGTTCGGCGCGGACGGCTGGGAGATCGTCGAGGACGAGGCGATAGAACTGCATGCCATCGACCCCCGGTCGGACTCCGACGCGTTGCGGCTGCCCGGCTACTACGCGGTGCTGCGCCGCAGGCGCTGA
- a CDS encoding non-ribosomal peptide synthetase yields MSESLAERIAALPKSRRALFQALTGRNGGRAAVREDPEPAPRDPADPPVLSFAQRRLWFIDQLQPGSPAYNVPVATRIRGPLDVPALHAALQDVVDRHEVLRTVYTYQEGASEALPRVVDGFRLPLPLTELPDEASVRPFYDADAGAPFDLAGAVPLRARLGRLGAEDHVLVLNLHHIVTDGWSMRILYTELERAYAARTGAAAEANTPLALQYADFATWQRRRVSGDRLEALTSFWQEELGGAVPVDLPTDRPRPPVFGHAGASRYIDLPPQLIARLRAFGKSEGATLYMTMLAGFAATLRRWTGQEDIVVGTSVSGRDHPAFSDLIGFFVNTLPLRIRTGGDPVFAELVRATRHTTLQAYAHQELPFDLIVDTLGLPRDPSRPPLTSVMFLLDETPDTAPGLAGLATEPIDFSSHATKYDLMISVHDTGTAVRALVEYPTALFDASTVDRLLGHFLTTLEGAVDRPDAPLSTLPLLTDAERAAALDDWNATRAPFPQDACLHHLFEQHADRRPDAPAVVLGGVGGWSVTYRELEERANRLAHRLVESGAGPGRTVALCLRRGPGLVTAILAVLKAGGAYVPLDPDYPAERLALLLKDAAPPIVVSDAELIGRLPVPDGTARVLLDTDRAVLAELPATRPEAPVTARDLAYVIFTSGSTGTPKGIALEHRGVVNNLLDLNRSYGIGPADSVLALSSPSFDMSVYETLGILAAGGTLVLPDPAAAKDPAHWADLVERHGVTVWNSAPALLGLLVDQLEHAGGPRLPKLRTAFLGGDWIPVTQPDRIRTFAPELSFAALGGATEASIHSVEFRVGRVDPQWTKLPYGRPMANQRTYILDAHDRLVPVGVPGELHLGGVGLARGYLNRPELTEEKFVHVELAPGRTERLYRTGDLARYGADGTIELLGRTDFRIKLNGLRIEPGEVESALRGRPGVREAVVAARRSAAGSDRLVGYVVPEDGAALDTAALRTAVSAVLPPHCVPAELVLLERLPLSPNGKVDRGALPDPRPAAPAAHLPAAAPAHGDGDPVALRIAAVWAEVLGVADVAPGDDFFALGGDSFAAVRAVRAVAAALPDGGAAALRVVDLFSNPTPAGLAARSAELGDPGTRAHSLLHRLTPERPAGTTALTLVCFPHGGGDAIAYQPLAAQLPPHIELLAVSPPGHDPLRPGPMLPVAEFAELAAEEIARTVRGPYAVYGHCAGVVTALETTHVLERRGQRPIALDLAAALPEEDPEYALEMERTSGDDDLVAYLTTMDGFDGVLDDRDLSAVLRMVRHDMTEAARFFARTPGGYDRPLATPLTCIIGDADDATEGYEDGYRAWGRYAADVRLAVIPGGRHYFAKHLPDRLAALLADLHRNGGNHV; encoded by the coding sequence GTGAGCGAGTCCCTCGCCGAACGCATAGCCGCACTGCCGAAGTCCCGCAGGGCACTGTTCCAGGCTCTGACGGGCCGCAACGGCGGGCGTGCCGCCGTACGGGAGGACCCTGAGCCGGCACCCCGTGACCCCGCCGACCCGCCGGTGCTCTCCTTCGCACAGCGCCGGCTCTGGTTCATCGACCAGCTCCAGCCCGGCAGCCCCGCCTACAACGTGCCGGTGGCCACCCGGATCCGGGGCCCGCTGGACGTCCCCGCCCTGCACGCCGCGCTCCAGGACGTCGTCGACCGGCACGAGGTCCTGCGCACCGTCTACACCTACCAGGAGGGCGCCTCCGAGGCCCTGCCCCGCGTGGTGGACGGATTCCGGCTGCCCCTGCCGCTGACCGAACTGCCCGACGAGGCATCCGTCCGACCGTTCTACGACGCGGACGCGGGCGCCCCCTTCGACCTGGCCGGCGCCGTCCCGCTGAGGGCCCGGCTCGGCCGCCTCGGCGCCGAGGACCACGTCCTCGTCCTCAACCTCCACCACATCGTCACCGACGGCTGGTCGATGCGGATCCTCTACACCGAACTGGAGCGCGCCTACGCGGCCCGCACCGGCGCTGCCGCCGAGGCGAACACCCCGCTCGCCCTCCAGTACGCCGACTTCGCCACCTGGCAGCGCCGCCGCGTCAGCGGTGACCGGTTGGAGGCACTCACCTCCTTCTGGCAGGAGGAGCTCGGCGGAGCCGTACCCGTGGACCTGCCCACCGACCGGCCCCGGCCCCCCGTCTTCGGGCACGCCGGAGCCTCCCGCTACATCGACCTGCCGCCCCAGCTGATCGCCCGGCTCCGCGCGTTCGGCAAGTCCGAGGGCGCCACCCTCTACATGACGATGCTGGCCGGGTTCGCCGCCACGCTGCGCCGCTGGACCGGCCAGGAGGACATCGTCGTCGGTACCTCCGTCTCCGGCCGCGACCACCCGGCCTTCAGCGACCTCATCGGCTTCTTCGTCAACACCCTGCCGCTGCGCATCAGAACCGGCGGAGACCCCGTCTTCGCCGAACTGGTCCGTGCCACCCGCCACACCACCCTCCAGGCGTACGCACACCAGGAACTGCCCTTCGACCTCATCGTCGACACGCTCGGACTGCCCCGTGACCCCAGCCGGCCGCCGCTCACCTCCGTGATGTTCCTGCTCGACGAGACCCCGGACACCGCCCCCGGCCTGGCCGGCCTCGCGACCGAGCCCATCGACTTCTCCTCGCACGCCACCAAGTACGACCTCATGATCAGCGTCCACGACACCGGCACCGCGGTCCGCGCCCTCGTGGAATACCCCACCGCCCTGTTCGACGCCTCGACCGTGGACCGGCTGCTCGGCCACTTCCTCACCACCCTCGAAGGCGCCGTCGACCGCCCGGACGCCCCGCTGTCGACCCTGCCGCTGCTCACCGACGCCGAACGGGCCGCCGCCCTGGACGACTGGAACGCCACCCGCGCCCCCTTCCCCCAGGACGCCTGCCTGCACCACCTGTTCGAGCAGCACGCCGACCGCCGGCCCGACGCACCCGCCGTGGTGCTCGGCGGAGTCGGCGGCTGGAGCGTCACCTACCGGGAGCTGGAGGAACGCGCCAACCGCCTCGCCCACCGGCTCGTCGAGTCGGGGGCGGGTCCCGGCCGGACCGTGGCGCTGTGCCTGCGCCGCGGTCCCGGACTGGTCACCGCGATCCTCGCCGTCCTCAAGGCCGGCGGGGCCTACGTACCGCTCGACCCGGACTACCCCGCCGAACGCCTCGCCCTGCTGCTGAAGGACGCCGCACCGCCCATCGTCGTCTCCGACGCCGAACTGATCGGCCGCCTCCCCGTGCCGGACGGCACCGCGCGCGTGCTCCTGGACACCGACCGGGCCGTCCTCGCCGAACTGCCCGCCACCCGGCCCGAGGCGCCCGTCACCGCCCGGGACCTCGCCTACGTCATCTTCACCTCGGGCTCCACCGGCACCCCCAAGGGGATCGCCCTGGAACACCGCGGCGTCGTCAACAACCTCCTCGACCTCAACCGTTCCTACGGCATCGGCCCCGCGGACTCCGTGCTCGCCCTGTCCTCGCCCAGCTTCGACATGAGCGTCTACGAAACCCTCGGCATCCTGGCGGCGGGCGGCACGCTCGTCCTGCCCGACCCCGCCGCCGCCAAGGACCCGGCGCACTGGGCCGATCTCGTCGAGCGGCACGGAGTCACCGTCTGGAACTCCGCCCCCGCCCTCCTCGGCCTCCTGGTCGACCAGCTCGAACACGCCGGCGGCCCCCGGCTGCCGAAACTGCGCACCGCCTTCCTCGGCGGCGACTGGATCCCCGTCACCCAGCCCGACCGGATCCGCACCTTCGCGCCGGAGCTGTCCTTCGCGGCACTGGGCGGGGCGACCGAGGCATCGATCCACTCGGTGGAGTTCCGGGTCGGCCGCGTCGACCCGCAGTGGACGAAGCTCCCCTACGGACGCCCCATGGCCAACCAGCGCACCTACATCCTCGATGCCCACGACCGCCTCGTCCCCGTCGGCGTGCCCGGCGAACTCCACCTCGGTGGGGTCGGACTGGCCCGCGGCTACCTGAACCGGCCGGAGCTCACCGAGGAGAAGTTCGTCCACGTCGAGCTGGCACCCGGCCGCACCGAACGGCTCTACCGCACCGGCGACCTGGCCCGCTACGGCGCGGACGGCACCATCGAGCTGCTCGGCCGCACCGACTTCCGGATCAAACTCAACGGGCTCCGCATCGAACCCGGCGAGGTGGAAAGCGCGCTGCGCGGCCGCCCCGGTGTCCGCGAGGCCGTCGTCGCCGCCCGCCGCTCCGCCGCCGGGTCCGACCGCCTCGTCGGCTACGTCGTCCCCGAGGACGGCGCCGCCCTGGACACCGCCGCCCTGCGGACCGCGGTCAGCGCGGTCCTCCCGCCGCACTGCGTCCCCGCCGAGCTGGTGCTGCTGGAGCGGCTGCCGCTGAGCCCCAACGGCAAGGTGGACCGGGGCGCGCTGCCCGACCCGCGCCCGGCCGCCCCCGCCGCACACCTGCCCGCCGCCGCTCCCGCGCACGGCGACGGCGACCCCGTCGCGCTGCGGATCGCCGCCGTCTGGGCCGAGGTGCTGGGCGTGGCCGACGTGGCCCCCGGGGACGACTTCTTCGCCCTCGGCGGAGACTCCTTCGCCGCCGTGCGCGCCGTCCGGGCCGTCGCCGCCGCCCTGCCGGACGGCGGGGCCGCCGCCCTGCGCGTCGTCGACCTCTTCAGCAATCCGACCCCGGCCGGCCTCGCCGCCCGCAGCGCCGAACTCGGCGACCCCGGAACCCGGGCGCACAGCCTGCTGCACCGGCTCACCCCCGAACGCCCCGCCGGCACCACCGCGCTGACCCTGGTCTGCTTCCCGCACGGCGGTGGCGATGCCATCGCCTACCAGCCCCTCGCGGCCCAGCTCCCCCCGCACATCGAGCTCCTGGCCGTCTCCCCGCCCGGGCACGACCCGCTGCGCCCCGGCCCGATGCTGCCGGTCGCCGAGTTCGCCGAACTCGCCGCCGAGGAGATCGCCCGCACCGTGCGGGGCCCGTACGCGGTCTACGGCCACTGCGCCGGAGTCGTCACCGCACTGGAGACCACCCACGTCCTCGAACGCAGGGGACAGCGTCCGATCGCCCTGGACCTCGCCGCCGCCCTCCCGGAGGAGGACCCGGAGTACGCCCTGGAGATGGAACGGACCTCCGGCGACGACGACCTCGTCGCATACCTGACCACCATGGACGGCTTCGACGGCGTCCTGGACGACCGCGACCTCAGCGCCGTCCTGCGGATGGTGCGGCACGACATGACCGAAGCCGCCCGGTTCTTCGCCCGCACCCCCGGCGGCTACGACCGGCCCCTGGCCACCCCGCTCACCTGCATCATCGGCGACGCCGACGACGCCACCGAGGGCTACGAGGACGGGTACCGCGCCTGGGGCCGGTACGCCGCCGACGTACGGCTCGCCGTGATCCCCGGCGGTCGCCACTACTTCGCCAAGCACCTGCCCGACCGGCTCGCCGCCCTGCTCGCAGACCTGCACCGCAACGGAGGAAACCATGTCTGA